The following coding sequences lie in one Oharaeibacter diazotrophicus genomic window:
- a CDS encoding GXGXG domain-containing protein — MPTFDLAATPLRALNEALHAVGPGSNDTRFEVLNPRGAHAVAVGADAPVTIAVHGSVGYYCAGMNAEASVTVHGSAGPGVAENMMSGTVVVEGDASQYAGATGRGGLLVVKGNAASRCGISMKGIDIVVHGSVGHMSAFMAQSGNLVVLGDAGEALGDSLYEARLFVRGTVKSLGADCVEKEMRPEHVAILEDLLARAGARGVSPAEFRRYGSARRLYSFDIDNVDAY, encoded by the coding sequence ATGCCGACGTTCGATCTCGCCGCCACGCCGCTCAGGGCCCTCAACGAGGCGCTGCACGCGGTCGGCCCCGGTTCCAACGACACCCGCTTCGAGGTGCTCAACCCGCGCGGCGCCCACGCGGTCGCCGTCGGCGCCGATGCGCCGGTGACGATCGCGGTGCACGGCTCGGTCGGCTACTACTGCGCCGGCATGAACGCCGAGGCGAGCGTCACCGTCCACGGCTCGGCCGGGCCCGGCGTAGCGGAGAACATGATGTCCGGCACGGTGGTGGTCGAGGGCGATGCCTCGCAATACGCCGGCGCCACCGGCCGCGGCGGGCTGCTGGTGGTTAAGGGCAACGCCGCCTCGCGCTGCGGCATCTCGATGAAGGGCATCGACATCGTCGTCCACGGCAGCGTCGGGCACATGTCGGCCTTCATGGCGCAGTCGGGCAACCTCGTGGTGCTCGGCGACGCCGGCGAGGCGCTCGGCGACAGCCTCTACGAGGCCCGCCTGTTCGTGCGCGGCACGGTCAAGAGCCTCGGCGCCGACTGCGTCGAGAAGGAGATGCGGCCCGAGCACGTGGCGATCCTCGAGGATCTGCTCGCCCGGGCCGGCGCCCGGGGCGTCTCGCCGGCCGAGTT